From the Desulfobotulus mexicanus genome, one window contains:
- a CDS encoding M23 family metallopeptidase — MKYILASCAVLLGSFLFFQYGSTSDIFLSHTPETLENESLTEAICSEISMEDPEFNTASFNEKPEPIEEIHTGTVKAGDTVSRILSPWLSPSLIHELGKSSSPVFDLRRLRTGRDYKVITLDGEFAGFEYSINRSQFLSVELDKEGFHAEVNTLSFDLETATINGIIETSLSEAMQTAEDITLAVRLNNLFGWEIDFARDLRKGDSFSVLVERRYHNDTFQGYGNILAAEIINRGHRYDAFRFENEDGSADFYNSQGQNIQRFFLKNPVPFSRITSGFTHRRWHPILKDYRPHYGVDYAAPTGTPIYAAGSGTILQVGQNAGAGRYVRIRHGNGYETAYLHMSRFERGMRPGRKVNQGDVIGYVGQSGLATGPHVCFRMTKDGVPVDPTKIDSPRAGELPEERRKEFAALVASLQPQLGIQYAELEKTEKKNSKAEKKSM; from the coding sequence ATGAAATATATCCTTGCATCATGCGCCGTTCTTTTAGGCAGTTTTCTTTTTTTCCAATACGGTTCCACTTCAGACATCTTCTTAAGCCATACACCTGAAACACTGGAAAACGAGTCACTTACAGAGGCTATATGCAGCGAAATCTCCATGGAAGATCCGGAATTCAACACTGCCTCATTTAACGAAAAACCAGAACCCATAGAAGAAATCCATACGGGAACCGTAAAAGCCGGAGATACAGTCAGCCGCATCCTTTCTCCATGGCTTTCTCCTTCCCTCATCCATGAGCTGGGAAAAAGCAGTAGTCCTGTATTTGATTTAAGACGCCTCCGGACAGGCAGGGACTATAAAGTCATCACCCTGGACGGTGAATTTGCAGGCTTTGAATACAGCATAAACAGGAGTCAGTTTCTCAGTGTGGAGCTGGACAAAGAAGGCTTCCATGCAGAGGTGAATACCCTCAGCTTTGACCTTGAAACTGCAACAATAAATGGTATCATTGAAACAAGCCTGTCCGAAGCCATGCAAACCGCAGAAGATATTACCCTTGCCGTCCGCCTGAACAATCTTTTTGGATGGGAAATTGATTTTGCAAGGGATCTTCGTAAAGGAGACAGCTTTTCCGTGCTCGTGGAGCGTCGCTATCACAACGATACATTTCAGGGTTATGGCAATATCCTCGCCGCAGAAATTATCAACAGGGGCCATCGTTACGATGCCTTCCGCTTTGAGAATGAAGACGGTTCCGCTGATTTCTACAACTCCCAGGGCCAGAATATCCAGCGCTTTTTCCTGAAAAATCCCGTCCCCTTCAGCCGTATCACCTCAGGCTTCACCCATCGCCGCTGGCACCCGATTTTAAAAGATTACAGGCCCCACTATGGCGTAGATTATGCCGCCCCCACTGGTACTCCCATTTACGCGGCGGGCAGCGGAACCATTCTCCAGGTAGGCCAGAATGCAGGGGCCGGGCGCTATGTCCGCATCCGCCACGGCAACGGCTATGAAACCGCCTATCTGCACATGTCACGCTTCGAAAGAGGTATGCGCCCCGGAAGAAAGGTGAACCAGGGGGATGTAATCGGCTATGTGGGCCAGTCCGGCCTTGCCACAGGTCCCCATGTCTGCTTCCGTATGACCAAAGACGGTGTCCCAGTAGACCCCACGAAAATTGATTCACCCAGAGCCGGAGAACTACCCGAAGAACGCAGGAAGGAATTTGCCGCTCTGGTGGCCAGCCTGCAGCCACAGCTCGGCATACAGTATGCAGAACTTGAAAAAACTGAAAAGAAA
- a CDS encoding FadR/GntR family transcriptional regulator encodes MFEKAKQNRMFQDVVEQIQDAILEGRVVQGDKLPPERELKEIFDVSRGTLREALRVLEQKGLIEIRLGVGGGAFVREVATAPVTEGLALLLRRNKVSPAELAEFRKDLEASIAGLAARRAGFDDIIILRDFLKDMAQALEEPFDWEAVIAADNRLHLTLGEIAGNQVYRTIQATIHGNIHPYFDRYVPRDKSTLEGNYRDLCLLVDAVETGDEAGAARCMQAHLARYDGFIVDGGK; translated from the coding sequence ATGTTTGAAAAAGCAAAGCAGAACCGGATGTTTCAGGATGTGGTGGAACAGATTCAGGATGCCATTCTTGAAGGTCGTGTGGTGCAGGGGGACAAGCTTCCCCCCGAAAGGGAATTGAAGGAAATTTTTGATGTGAGCCGGGGAACCCTGCGGGAAGCCCTCCGTGTACTGGAGCAGAAAGGCCTGATTGAAATCCGTCTGGGTGTGGGTGGAGGTGCCTTTGTACGGGAGGTGGCAACGGCACCTGTAACCGAGGGTTTGGCTTTGCTTCTGCGCAGAAACAAGGTTTCTCCAGCAGAGCTTGCGGAGTTCAGAAAAGATCTTGAAGCCAGTATTGCTGGTCTGGCCGCCCGCAGAGCAGGGTTTGATGACATTATTATATTAAGGGATTTTTTAAAGGATATGGCCCAGGCTCTGGAAGAGCCCTTTGACTGGGAGGCTGTGATTGCCGCAGACAACCGTCTCCACCTGACCCTGGGAGAAATTGCCGGCAATCAGGTGTACAGAACCATTCAGGCGACCATCCACGGAAATATCCATCCCTACTTTGATCGCTATGTGCCCAGAGACAAAAGTACCCTTGAGGGGAATTACAGGGATCTCTGTCTGCTGGTGGATGCGGTGGAGACAGGAGATGAAGCAGGTGCTGCACGGTGCATGCAGGCCCATCTTGCCCGTTATGACGGGTTCATAGTTGATGGTGGAAAGTGA
- a CDS encoding proline dehydrogenase family protein, whose amino-acid sequence MTETMQDPVIVKAAELAREWQSRANSLLTDEEKRIQSQMSKLLNRPEDKVTLTKLIDRSFRSSDFSKVAEQVVHILESDGIPRFFSFQEKILAQIFSRAGRHLPKVSVPKLIDAIRKQSSRSIVPGEAEALHAHLATRRAEGVRMNINHLGEAVLGEGECTERLKTYVEDLKNPDIEYISVKISTIYSQINSFAFEETIQVLVERLSLLYRTAAAYHYSHPDGSLTPKFVNLDMEEYRDLAITAEAFCRTLDQPEFLGHSAGLVLQAYLPDAWPIQQQLTDWARKRVASGGAPIKIRLVKGANMEMEQVDAALHNWPLAPYDNKLDVDANYRRMVDYGMEQENIRAVHLGIGSHNLFELAYAWERAKAMGATAFVGFEMLEGMADHVRRAIQETTGAVLYYAPVASREQFINAIAYLIRRLDENTGPENFLRYSCKLNVGSEEWKFLENQYHDACRHRNTVGSEGHRNQNRRSEDLSVKKGTFHEKCFVNEADTDFTLEENRIWAAEVREKWEVKEEKEPLHIPIVIAGEEVFEERKTAAQFDPSTASGEKRRTAALFAMGTDADVQKAVATAKADPDGWRSLSWEDRHEFLSRAAAELRILRGDLMGAAAANTGKLFSEADPEISEAIDFAEFYPWSTKNFTRLSGMEMKGKGVGLVVSPWNFPVAIPCGGVVAALAAGNTVIFKPASDAVLAAWILCQAFWRAGISRNTLQFLPGSGSSVGAGLVNHRDVDFVILTGGTETGLRILKDRPDLFLCAETGGKNATIVSSMSDRDAAIANVIHSAFSNTGQKCSATSLLILEKDVYDDEKFKQQLVDAAKSWHVGSPWDFRSKMGPLAQPPSGDLLRALTTLEPGEEWVLKPEQVGDNPYLWTPGIKYGTKEGGYSHMTEFFGPVLCVMRAKNLKHAISIVNATGYGLTSALESLDPREQALWKDSIKAGNLYINRGSTGAIVLRQPFGGMGKSAMGSGIKAGGPNYVSQFMHFEEKDWPCAGPIDSDHGVLRLAQDMALKAKWGGFGEDKEDILKFSRAVESYLFWWQEEFSREKDYFRLRGQDNLVRYRPVGRTVIRIHEKDSIFDVLARIAACRITSCPFELSIAPDMAGKTVDFLSTHWAEKLLQGAAVLRETDQALGERIPLRDRIRYASEDRVPEELLKKAAETGFYVARVPVFMEGRIELLQYLREQSICHTYHRYGNLGERGLV is encoded by the coding sequence ATGACAGAGACAATGCAGGATCCGGTCATTGTAAAAGCCGCAGAGCTGGCCCGTGAGTGGCAGAGCCGGGCCAACAGCCTTCTTACTGACGAAGAAAAGCGGATTCAGTCCCAGATGTCAAAGCTTTTGAACCGCCCCGAAGACAAGGTCACCCTGACAAAGCTCATTGACAGGAGTTTCCGTTCTTCGGACTTTTCAAAGGTGGCAGAGCAGGTGGTGCATATTCTGGAGAGTGATGGTATTCCCCGGTTTTTCTCCTTTCAGGAGAAGATACTGGCACAGATTTTCAGCCGGGCAGGCCGTCATCTTCCAAAGGTATCCGTTCCTAAACTTATTGATGCCATCCGCAAACAGAGCAGCCGGTCCATTGTGCCGGGTGAGGCGGAAGCCCTCCATGCCCATCTGGCGACCCGCAGGGCCGAGGGTGTCCGCATGAACATCAACCATCTGGGTGAGGCGGTTCTTGGGGAAGGGGAGTGCACCGAGCGTCTTAAAACCTATGTGGAAGATTTGAAAAACCCGGATATTGAGTATATATCCGTTAAAATATCAACTATCTATTCCCAGATTAATTCCTTTGCCTTTGAGGAAACCATACAGGTTCTGGTGGAAAGACTCTCCCTTCTCTACCGCACTGCAGCCGCCTACCATTATTCTCATCCCGACGGCAGCCTGACACCAAAATTTGTCAATCTGGATATGGAAGAATACAGAGATCTTGCCATTACAGCGGAAGCCTTCTGCCGTACTCTGGATCAGCCGGAGTTTCTGGGGCATTCCGCAGGTCTGGTGCTGCAGGCCTATCTTCCCGATGCCTGGCCCATTCAGCAGCAGTTGACGGACTGGGCCAGAAAGCGGGTGGCTTCCGGCGGGGCACCCATTAAAATCCGTCTGGTCAAAGGCGCCAACATGGAGATGGAGCAGGTGGATGCGGCCCTGCATAACTGGCCCCTTGCTCCCTATGACAACAAGCTGGATGTGGATGCCAATTATCGCCGCATGGTGGATTATGGTATGGAGCAGGAAAATATCAGAGCCGTGCATTTGGGTATCGGCTCCCACAATCTCTTTGAGCTGGCCTATGCCTGGGAAAGGGCTAAGGCCATGGGTGCCACGGCCTTTGTGGGTTTTGAAATGCTTGAAGGCATGGCCGACCATGTGCGAAGGGCCATTCAGGAAACCACAGGGGCTGTGCTTTATTATGCGCCGGTGGCCAGCCGTGAGCAGTTTATCAATGCCATTGCCTACCTTATCCGCAGGCTGGATGAAAATACAGGCCCTGAAAATTTCCTGCGCTATTCATGTAAGCTTAATGTGGGATCTGAAGAGTGGAAGTTCCTTGAGAATCAGTATCATGATGCATGCAGACACAGAAATACTGTAGGCTCTGAAGGTCACAGGAACCAGAACCGCAGAAGTGAAGACCTTTCTGTGAAAAAGGGAACCTTCCATGAAAAGTGCTTTGTCAATGAGGCGGATACGGATTTTACCCTTGAAGAAAACCGTATCTGGGCGGCAGAAGTAAGGGAAAAGTGGGAGGTGAAGGAAGAAAAAGAACCCCTGCATATTCCCATTGTCATTGCCGGAGAAGAGGTTTTTGAGGAAAGAAAAACAGCTGCCCAGTTTGATCCTTCCACAGCCAGTGGAGAGAAGAGGCGGACAGCAGCCCTCTTTGCCATGGGTACGGATGCTGATGTGCAGAAGGCTGTGGCCACGGCCAAGGCGGATCCCGATGGCTGGCGTTCCCTTTCATGGGAAGATCGTCACGAATTTCTTTCCAGAGCGGCGGCTGAGCTTCGTATCTTAAGGGGTGATCTCATGGGGGCAGCTGCTGCCAACACTGGCAAGCTCTTTTCCGAAGCCGATCCTGAGATCAGTGAGGCCATTGATTTTGCGGAATTTTATCCATGGTCCACAAAAAATTTTACAAGGCTTTCCGGTATGGAGATGAAGGGCAAGGGTGTTGGCCTTGTGGTTTCTCCCTGGAACTTTCCCGTGGCCATCCCCTGCGGTGGGGTTGTGGCTGCCCTTGCCGCAGGCAATACCGTGATTTTCAAACCTGCCAGTGATGCGGTTCTGGCTGCGTGGATACTCTGTCAGGCTTTCTGGAGGGCTGGTATATCCCGGAACACTCTCCAGTTTCTTCCCGGTTCCGGTTCTTCTGTGGGTGCAGGTCTTGTGAATCACAGGGATGTGGATTTTGTGATTCTCACCGGCGGTACGGAAACGGGGCTTCGCATATTAAAGGACAGGCCGGATCTTTTCCTCTGTGCGGAAACGGGCGGTAAAAATGCCACCATAGTATCTTCCATGAGTGACAGGGACGCAGCCATTGCCAATGTCATCCATTCAGCCTTCAGCAATACTGGCCAGAAGTGTTCTGCCACATCCCTGCTGATTCTGGAAAAGGATGTCTACGATGATGAAAAATTTAAGCAGCAGCTGGTGGATGCGGCAAAAAGCTGGCATGTGGGATCGCCCTGGGATTTCCGGTCTAAAATGGGTCCTCTGGCACAGCCGCCTTCGGGGGATCTTCTCCGGGCCCTCACCACCCTGGAGCCGGGGGAAGAATGGGTACTTAAGCCTGAACAGGTGGGCGATAATCCCTATCTCTGGACACCGGGCATTAAATATGGAACGAAAGAGGGCGGTTATTCCCACATGACGGAATTTTTCGGGCCTGTTCTCTGTGTCATGCGGGCGAAAAACCTGAAACATGCCATTTCCATTGTCAATGCCACGGGCTATGGCCTGACTTCTGCCCTGGAAAGTCTGGACCCAAGGGAGCAGGCCCTGTGGAAGGACAGCATCAAAGCAGGCAACCTCTACATCAACCGGGGCAGCACCGGAGCCATTGTGCTGCGCCAGCCCTTCGGAGGCATGGGCAAATCGGCCATGGGCAGCGGGATCAAGGCCGGAGGACCCAATTATGTGAGCCAGTTCATGCATTTTGAGGAAAAAGACTGGCCCTGTGCAGGTCCCATTGACTCTGATCATGGAGTGCTCCGTCTGGCTCAGGACATGGCCCTTAAGGCAAAGTGGGGCGGGTTTGGCGAAGACAAAGAAGATATCCTTAAATTTTCCAGAGCCGTTGAAAGCTACCTTTTCTGGTGGCAGGAGGAGTTTTCCAGGGAAAAGGATTATTTCCGGCTGCGGGGCCAGGACAACCTTGTGCGTTACCGTCCCGTGGGCAGGACAGTGATCCGTATCCATGAAAAGGACAGTATTTTTGATGTTCTGGCCAGAATAGCGGCCTGCCGGATAACGTCTTGTCCCTTTGAGCTCAGTATTGCACCGGATATGGCAGGAAAGACGGTGGATTTTCTGAGTACCCACTGGGCGGAAAAACTGCTGCAGGGTGCTGCTGTACTGCGTGAAACGGATCAGGCCCTTGGAGAGCGTATTCCTTTACGGGATCGTATCCGTTATGCTTCAGAAGACAGGGTGCCCGAAGAGCTTCTGAAGAAAGCCGCAGAAACTGGTTTTTATGTGGCAAGGGTGCCGGTCTTTATGGAAGGCCGCATTGAGTTGCTGCAGTACCTCAGGGAGCAGAGCATCTGCCACACCTACCACCGTTACGGCAACCTCGGTGAGAGGGGGCTTGTGTAA
- a CDS encoding sodium-dependent transporter, translating to MGDGSLWVFAFGQAFYTLAIGQGYLVTYGSYIPRKTHVPRACITVALIETGIALLAGWMIFPFVFSFGLEPNEGTQLAFATLPRVFENMAAGYILSILFFSLFFAAAFSSCLAGLKIIIAAVTEEFKLKNWQGVILVSSLMLILGAASALSFTPMGLNIGGEPVLDVIDRIAGGNVIIFSGVMGATLFCWFVPPSRIRTVLGTGNRWWEWRIYLVGRFLPILVIGWIIITYALRQMGL from the coding sequence ATGGGAGATGGTTCTCTCTGGGTATTTGCCTTTGGTCAAGCCTTTTATACACTGGCAATAGGGCAAGGTTATCTGGTAACCTATGGTAGTTATATCCCCAGAAAAACCCATGTCCCCCGCGCATGCATCACTGTTGCTCTCATAGAAACAGGCATTGCACTTCTCGCAGGCTGGATGATTTTCCCCTTTGTTTTCAGTTTCGGCCTTGAACCCAATGAAGGTACTCAGCTGGCCTTTGCCACCCTGCCAAGGGTCTTCGAAAATATGGCTGCGGGCTACATCCTGTCCATTCTCTTTTTCTCTCTTTTCTTTGCGGCTGCTTTCAGCTCCTGTCTTGCAGGATTAAAAATAATTATTGCCGCCGTTACCGAAGAGTTTAAGTTGAAAAACTGGCAGGGGGTTATCCTCGTCTCCAGTTTAATGCTCATTTTGGGTGCTGCATCCGCCCTCAGTTTTACCCCTATGGGATTGAACATTGGTGGTGAACCGGTTCTGGATGTAATAGACCGTATTGCTGGTGGCAATGTGATTATCTTCTCTGGTGTTATGGGGGCAACTCTTTTCTGCTGGTTCGTTCCCCCCAGCCGCATCCGCACCGTTCTGGGAACAGGCAACCGCTGGTGGGAATGGCGGATTTATCTTGTGGGCCGCTTCCTCCCCATTCTGGTTATTGGCTGGATCATTATCACCTATGCCCTCCGCCAGATGGGCTTATGA
- a CDS encoding sodium-dependent transporter, whose amino-acid sequence MVTEVQKNNNVRKSWSSESAFIASMAAAAVGLGNLWRFPYIMGENGGGAFVVAYLLALIIVVFPIMVLEVAAGRMAQGNTIATYRKINRFGAFYGWMVVLITMAITSYYLVITGWTLGYATHATGNNLQDFNDFTDGYNSLWFFILVTLLAATVLIRGG is encoded by the coding sequence TTGGTCACCGAGGTACAAAAAAACAATAATGTACGGAAATCCTGGAGCTCAGAATCTGCATTCATTGCTTCCATGGCAGCAGCGGCGGTGGGGCTGGGTAACCTTTGGCGTTTTCCCTATATTATGGGAGAAAACGGTGGAGGTGCCTTTGTCGTTGCCTATCTTCTGGCACTCATTATTGTTGTTTTTCCAATTATGGTGTTGGAAGTCGCCGCTGGTCGCATGGCACAAGGCAATACCATCGCCACTTACCGCAAAATCAACCGCTTTGGTGCTTTCTACGGGTGGATGGTTGTGCTGATTACCATGGCCATTACCAGTTATTATCTTGTCATTACTGGCTGGACCCTGGGTTACGCAACCCATGCAACAGGCAACAATCTTCAGGACTTCAATGATTTTACCGATGGATACAATTCTCTCTGGTTCTTCATTCTTGTCACCCTGCTGGCAGCCACGGTACTGATCCGGGGGGGTTGA